A window of the Diceros bicornis minor isolate mBicDic1 chromosome 28, mDicBic1.mat.cur, whole genome shotgun sequence genome harbors these coding sequences:
- the LOC131393605 gene encoding olfactory receptor 1361-like, which translates to MDRRNQTSIYEFLLLGLSEWPQQQPLLFVLFLGMYLVTVLGNLLIILAIGSDMHLHTPMYLFLANLSFSDIGFISTIIPKMLDDIGSGSKLISYGGCLIQLYFFGLFADLDNFLLAVMAFDRYVAISHPLQYTMTMNSQRCVLLVAGPWLVTTFHALVHTLLVTKLSFCGPNIIPHFFCDLVPLLKLACSSTYINDLVLILVAGTLLIGPFFCILTSYFYIALAILRIDSPKGKQRAFSNCTSHLSVVSLFYSTAIGVYLCPPSSPSGGKDRVFSVMYTVVTPVLNPFIYSLRNRDMKEALGKLLRRKSLEHSFSGP; encoded by the coding sequence ATGGACAGAAGAAACCAGACCAGCATCTATGAATTTCTtctcctgggcctctctgagtgGCCACAGCAGCAGCCTCTCCTATTTGTGCTCTTCTTGGGCATGTACCTGGTCACCGTGCTggggaacctgctcatcatccTAGCCATTGGCTCTGACATgcacctccacacccccatgtacctATTCCTGGCCAACCTGTCCTTCTCTGACATTGGTTTCATCTCTACAATAATTCCCAAGATGCTAGATGATATTGGCTCAGGAAGTAAACTGATTTCTTATGGTGGGTGCCTAATACAACTCTATTTCTTTGGCCTATTTGCAGATCTTGACAACTTTCTCCTGGCTGTGATGGCAtttgaccgctatgtggccatcagCCACCCCCTCCAATATACCATGACCATGAACTCCCAACGTTGTGTCCTCTTGGTGGCTGGGCCATGGCTGGTCACTACCTTCCATGCCCTAGTGCATACCCTCCTAGTGACCAAGCTTTCCTTCTGTGGCCCCAATATCATCCCCCACTTCTTCTGTGATCTGGTCCCACTCCTGAAGCTGGCTTGCTCCAGTACTTACATCAATGATCTGGTGCTCATCCTTGTGGCAGGAACATTGCTAATTGGACCCTTTTTCTGCATCCTTACATCTTACTTTTACATTGCATTGGCTATCCTGAGAATTGATTCCCCAAAAGGTAAGCAAAGGGCCTTTTCCAACTGCACCTCCCACCTCTCTGTGGTCTCTCTGTTTTACAGCACAGCTATTGGGGTCTATTTATGTCCTCCATCATCCCCCTCAGGTGGAAAGGACAGAGTCTTCTCAGTAATGTACACAGTGGTGACCCCCGtgctgaaccccttcatctacAGCCTGAGAAACAGGGATATGAAGGAGGCACTGGGAAAACTACTCAGAAGAAAATCACTCGAACACTCTTTCTCAGGACCTTAG
- the LOC131393606 gene encoding LOW QUALITY PROTEIN: olfactory receptor 1Q1 (The sequence of the model RefSeq protein was modified relative to this genomic sequence to represent the inferred CDS: substituted 1 base at 1 genomic stop codon) → MDNTNWTSASHFVLLGISTHPEEQIPLFLLFLLMYAVNISGNFAIITLIISTPCLHTPMYIFLSNLALADICFTSTTVPKVLQNIFSPTKAISYIGCLAQTYFFICFATMENFLLAVMAYDRYIAICHPFHYRMILTRMLCSQMVAVCHILSHLHALMHTFLMGRLIFCADNRIPHFFCDLYPLMKLSCSSTHLNTLLIHTEGAIVINGALAFITVSYAYIISVVLRSPSVKSKWRVFSTCGSHLTVVAIFYGTLPWVYFXPLSSYSVTKGRILTVIYTVVTPMLNPFIYSLRSGDVKGAFRKWISRIWTSFFI, encoded by the coding sequence ATGGATAATACCAATTGGACCAGTGCATCCCATTTTGTTCTCTTGGGCATTTCTACCCATCCAGAAGAGCAGATCccactcttccttctttttctactcATGTATGCAGTCAACATTTCTGGAAACTTTGCCATCATCACACTGATTATCTCTACTCCATGCCTCCACACCCCTATGTACATCTTCCTCAGTAACTTGGCTTTGGCAGATATCTGCTTCACCTCCACCACGGTCCCCAAGGTGTTGCAGAACATTTTCTCTCCTACAAAGGCCATTTCCTACATCGGCTGCTTAGCCCAGActtatttcttcatttgctttGCAACCATGGAAAACTTCCTCTTGGCTGTGATGGCCTATGACAGATATATCGCCATCTGCCACCCTTTCCACTATCGTATGATCCTGACGAGAATGCTGTGTTCACAGATGGTGGCTGTATGCCATATCCTCTCCCATCTTCATGCCCTGATGCATACCTTTCTCATGGGCCGACTGATCTTCTGTGCAGATAACAGGATCCCCCACTTCTTCTGTGACCTCTACCCTCTGATGAAGCTCTCCTGCTCCAGCACTCACCTCAACACACTGCTGATTCACACAGAAGGTGCCATTGTCATCAATGGAGCCCTGGCCTTCATCACTGTCTCCTATGCCTACATCATCTCAGTGGTCCTCCGGAGCCCTTCAGTCAAGAGCAAGTGGAGAGTCTTTTCTACCTGTGGCTCCCACCTCACTGTGGTGGCCATATTCTATGGCACCCTCCCATGGGTCTACTTCTGACCGCTTTCCAGCTATTCAGTGACCAAAGGTCGCATCCTGACAGTCATATACACAGTAGTGACCCCCATGCTGAACCCCTTCATTTATAGCCTGAGAAGTGGGGATGTCAAGGGAGCCTTCAGGAAATGGATCAGCAGAATATGGActtctttctttatataa